CGTACGCCCAGCAGCGCGGGGGCGGTGTGCAGCGCGGCGGCGGTGGTGAGCAGCGCGGCCGTGAGCAGGACCGGCCGGATCCGGCCCAGCGCCACGGCCCCGCTGTACACGACCACCAGCAGCACCCCGGCCGTCACCGTCAGCGGTGGCAGGGCGTGCAGCAGTTCCCGGCCCGACAGCGGTCCGGGCGGGACGTCCCGCGCCCCGGCCAGCGGGAACCAGAACAGTCCGGCGGCCACGCCCAGCAGCAGCCACAGCCAGGCGGCCGTGCCGGACTCCTCGCGCCCCGCGGACGCCGGAGGCTCCGGCGGCGGGTACACGGATATCCCGAACGCCGGGGTCGCCGCCTCGTGCACACCCCGCAGATACACGGTCTCCCGGGTCCGGTCCGGGTCCCGCCCGGCCGCCGCGGAGGCCCGCCGCTCGGCCGCCCGACGCGCCCAGGCCGTGCCGTAGTCGTCGGCGGCGGGGCGCCGGCGCGGCGCGAACGGCCGTTTCCCGCGCGGCGGACGGGGCTCGCGGCCGGCGAGCGCCGCCCGGACGCCCGGAGCGGAGACCAGCGCCATGAGCGACATGGAGAGCAGCATCGCCAGGCCGGCGCCGGAGATCCCGGCCGGGCCCGTCAGCACCGCCGCGCTGCCCAGCACCATCGCGCACATCGCGCCCTGGAGCGCCGCGAGCACGCCCGTACGGCCCTGGACGCGCAGGACGCCGATGTACAGCTCCACGACGACGCGGGGCAGCGCGGCGGCGGCCAGCAGCCGTAGCACGGTCGTGCCGTGCTCGGCGTAGTCGGTGCCGAACGGGGCGAGGATCAGCGGGGCGAACACGACGAGGACGGCGACGACCGGGACGAGCAGTAGCGCCATCCGGCGCAGTGCGCCGCGCACCCCCTCGGCGAGGCCCCCGGGGCTGTGCGAGGCGTGTGCCGTCAGCGACGAGGCCATGTTGATGGCCATGAACTCCATCGTGCCGCCGACGGTGTAGGCGATGTAGAAGAAGCCGTTGTGGGCGGCGTCGAAGCGGACGGCGACCATCACCGGCAGCAGGTTGATCATCGCCAGGGAGAACAGGGCGCCGACGGAGTCCCCGGCGAGGAAACGGCCGACGTCCCGCAT
The genomic region above belongs to Streptomyces marianii and contains:
- a CDS encoding lipopolysaccharide biosynthesis protein codes for the protein MAETTRVRRPGTATGGGAPAEGAAGGSAGGDSMFRNAYALMLSTGVSAALGLGFWLVAARYYTEEAVGQGSAAIAAMRLLASVTATTMIGAVVRYVPRAGRATGPLVWRAYAVSSAVVCVACAAFLVTLDLWGPSYAPLHGPVAGAVFTAACVAWALLTLQDGVLTGLRKAVWVPVGNAVFSIGKLLLLIVFAGAVPALGVFVSWAAAIALSVLPLGWLVFRRLIPRQSVADRDREPPRMRDVGRFLAGDSVGALFSLAMINLLPVMVAVRFDAAHNGFFYIAYTVGGTMEFMAINMASSLTAHASHSPGGLAEGVRGALRRMALLLVPVVAVLVVFAPLILAPFGTDYAEHGTTVLRLLAAAALPRVVVELYIGVLRVQGRTGVLAALQGAMCAMVLGSAAVLTGPAGISGAGLAMLLSMSLMALVSAPGVRAALAGREPRPPRGKRPFAPRRRPAADDYGTAWARRAAERRASAAAGRDPDRTRETVYLRGVHEAATPAFGISVYPPPEPPASAGREESGTAAWLWLLLGVAAGLFWFPLAGARDVPPGPLSGRELLHALPPLTVTAGVLLVVVYSGAVALGRIRPVLLTAALLTTAAALHTAPALLGVRPAPATGPGHEALADVLPARAVGGADVLTVLPPVLQLLCLGLAATALWALGVPGRITAGTVWVLAVTGWAAQDAFAATALPVSAGFLAAAVAALAHRRADRGAARRKSVSGSGPAV